One stretch of Pseudomonas fragi DNA includes these proteins:
- the tolA gene encoding cell envelope integrity protein TolA — protein MREQREPSASENYFWPTVWAVGLHVLIFGMLFVSFAMTPELPPSKPIVQATLYQLKSKSQATTQTNQKIAGEAKKSAARQTEVEQMEQKKVEQEAVKAAEQKKEEAAEKAAEAKKADEAKASEAKKADEAKKADEAKKADDAKKATEAKKAEEKKLADIAKKKSEEEAKKAAEEEAKKKAAEDAKKKAAEDAKKKAAEDAKKKAVADEAKKKSAEDAKKKAAADAAKKKAVEAARKSTEEKKAQALADLLSDTPQRQQALADEQGDEVAGSFDDLIRARAAEGWARPPSARKNMTVVLQIGMLPDGTVTSVTVAKSSGDGPFDSSAVAAVKNIGRLTEMQGMKPSDFNPYRSFKMTFTPEDLAL, from the coding sequence ATGCGCGAACAGCGGGAGCCGTCCGCCTCTGAAAACTATTTTTGGCCTACAGTCTGGGCGGTAGGGCTGCACGTCCTGATTTTTGGCATGCTGTTTGTCAGCTTTGCCATGACTCCGGAACTGCCGCCTTCCAAGCCGATTGTTCAGGCGACCTTGTACCAGCTCAAGTCCAAGAGTCAGGCGACCACCCAGACCAATCAAAAGATTGCGGGTGAGGCGAAGAAATCCGCCGCGCGTCAGACCGAAGTCGAGCAGATGGAACAAAAGAAGGTTGAGCAGGAAGCCGTAAAAGCCGCGGAACAAAAGAAAGAAGAGGCTGCCGAAAAAGCTGCAGAAGCCAAGAAGGCAGACGAAGCTAAAGCGAGCGAGGCCAAAAAGGCAGACGAGGCGAAGAAGGCTGATGAAGCCAAAAAAGCCGACGATGCCAAAAAAGCCACTGAAGCCAAAAAAGCCGAAGAGAAAAAACTGGCTGACATAGCCAAGAAAAAATCCGAGGAAGAGGCCAAGAAGGCCGCTGAAGAAGAGGCCAAGAAAAAGGCCGCGGAAGACGCCAAGAAAAAAGCGGCTGAAGATGCGAAGAAAAAAGCAGCTGAAGACGCCAAGAAAAAGGCCGTAGCAGACGAGGCGAAAAAGAAATCCGCCGAAGACGCGAAGAAAAAGGCCGCTGCCGATGCCGCCAAGAAAAAGGCCGTAGAAGCAGCACGTAAATCGACCGAAGAGAAAAAGGCGCAAGCCCTGGCTGATTTGCTTTCCGATACGCCGCAACGCCAGCAAGCACTGGCAGATGAGCAAGGTGATGAGGTCGCCGGCAGTTTCGATGACTTGATTCGTGCTCGTGCAGCAGAAGGGTGGGCTCGTCCGCCGTCGGCGCGCAAAAACATGACAGTGGTGCTGCAAATCGGCATGTTGCCTGATGGTACGGTAACCTCTGTAACGGTTGCCAAGTCCAGCGGTGACGGGCCTTTCGACAGCTCGGCTGTGGCAGCGGTCAAGAACATTGGCCGTTTAACGGAAATGCAGGGTATGAAGCCCAGCGATTTTAATCCTTATCGATCGTTCAAGATGACATTCACACCTGAGGATCTAGCCTTGTGA
- the queE gene encoding 7-carboxy-7-deazaguanine synthase QueE: MQDTLRITEVFYSLQGETRTAGLPTVFVRLTGCPLRCGYCDSAYAFSGGTVRPLDDILEQVASYRPRYVCVTGGEPLAQPNAIPLLKQLCDAGYEVSIETSGALDISAVDPRVSRVLDLKTPGSKESHRNLYENIALLTPNDQVKFVICSREDYDWAVSKLIEYGLERRAGEVLFSPSHHDLSARDLADWIVADNLPVRLQMQLHKYLWNDEPGR, translated from the coding sequence ATGCAAGACACATTGAGAATTACCGAAGTTTTTTACTCGTTGCAGGGTGAGACGCGAACGGCTGGCCTGCCCACCGTTTTTGTACGCCTGACCGGTTGCCCTCTGCGCTGCGGTTACTGTGACAGCGCCTATGCCTTCAGTGGCGGTACTGTGCGCCCTCTGGACGACATCCTTGAGCAAGTTGCCAGCTATCGCCCGCGTTATGTGTGCGTAACCGGTGGCGAGCCGTTGGCCCAGCCCAATGCCATTCCTTTGCTCAAGCAGCTCTGCGATGCAGGCTACGAAGTCTCTATCGAGACCAGTGGAGCGCTGGATATCTCTGCAGTCGACCCGCGCGTCAGCCGCGTGCTCGATTTGAAAACGCCAGGTTCCAAGGAATCCCATCGTAACCTCTACGAAAACATTGCCTTGTTGACACCCAACGATCAGGTCAAGTTTGTGATCTGCTCGCGGGAAGACTATGACTGGGCTGTGTCCAAGTTGATTGAATACGGGCTGGAGCGACGGGCAGGCGAAGTACTGTTTTCGCCGAGCCACCATGATTTGTCGGCCCGTGACCTGGCCGACTGGATCGTGGCGGATAACCTGCCAGTACGTTTGCAAATGCAGTTGCACAAATATCTGTGGAATGACGAGCCGGGGCGCTGA
- the ybgC gene encoding tol-pal system-associated acyl-CoA thioesterase yields MRAQNRLEPFAHRCRVYYEDTDAGGVVYYVNYLKFMERARTERLRELGFAQSALAGENLLFVVHSSEARYHAPARLDDELLVSAQVMELNRASLRFKQQVWRAADATLLCEGQFLVACVRADSFKPRAIPEALRTAFADVSGAGKHLEQEIKRGS; encoded by the coding sequence ATGCGCGCGCAAAACAGGCTTGAGCCGTTCGCACATCGCTGTCGCGTTTATTACGAGGACACCGATGCGGGTGGCGTCGTGTATTACGTAAATTATCTAAAGTTTATGGAGCGGGCTCGGACCGAAAGGCTGCGGGAATTGGGGTTTGCCCAGTCCGCGCTGGCAGGCGAGAACCTGTTATTTGTCGTGCATTCCAGCGAGGCGCGCTACCACGCGCCGGCGCGACTGGACGACGAACTGTTGGTAAGTGCGCAAGTGATGGAACTCAACCGTGCCAGCCTGCGTTTCAAACAGCAGGTCTGGCGGGCTGCAGATGCAACGCTGCTCTGTGAAGGGCAGTTTTTGGTGGCCTGTGTGCGCGCCGATAGTTTTAAACCCCGAGCCATTCCCGAAGCTTTACGTACGGCCTTTGCCGACGTGAGCGGCGCGGGTAAACATTTAGAGCAGGAGATAAAGCGTGGAAGCTAA
- a CDS encoding RES family NAD+ phosphorylase yields MVNLSQLADLNSEQLQAYRLVNSKFPPIALFDDVANPEEFEALYQIQALTNPRLQNEVGRIELIPRSEIPFGIPGCSYATAPFTHVNPEGSRFSNGSFGVLYLAATMEAALAEVHHHQDKYWSNIQGLNYERFVFRGLSCSFDEHSMKDATSLPMSNPIYDPDDYTHSRSLGKIVKDAGHKGLRYNSVRLQGNYCWALMSPTPVSSIVQTAHYEMIWNGHITGVNKISEA; encoded by the coding sequence ATGGTGAATTTAAGCCAGCTGGCAGATCTGAACAGCGAGCAGTTACAGGCATATCGACTGGTCAATTCAAAATTTCCGCCGATTGCCTTATTTGACGATGTCGCCAATCCAGAGGAGTTTGAAGCCCTCTATCAGATCCAGGCATTGACCAATCCCAGGTTGCAAAATGAAGTCGGCCGTATTGAATTGATACCGCGCTCAGAGATTCCATTTGGCATCCCGGGTTGCTCTTATGCGACCGCACCCTTCACACACGTCAACCCGGAGGGTTCACGATTCAGTAATGGCAGTTTCGGGGTTTTGTACCTGGCGGCTACGATGGAAGCTGCGCTGGCGGAGGTTCATCACCATCAGGACAAATACTGGTCGAACATCCAGGGCCTGAACTACGAGCGCTTCGTGTTCCGAGGGCTGTCCTGTTCCTTTGATGAACATTCAATGAAGGATGCAACGTCGTTACCCATGAGCAACCCGATCTACGACCCGGACGATTACACCCACTCGCGTTCTCTGGGCAAGATCGTCAAAGATGCAGGACATAAGGGGCTTCGGTACAACTCAGTGCGTTTGCAAGGCAACTACTGCTGGGCGCTTATGTCTCCAACGCCAGTCTCGTCCATTGTTCAAACAGCCCACTACGAAATGATCTGGAATGGGCATATCACCGGCGTGAACAAAATCAGCGAAGCCTGA
- the tolB gene encoding Tol-Pal system beta propeller repeat protein TolB, whose protein sequence is MAVADEKNILVTSGSDRATPIAVVPFGWQGGTVLPDDMAEIIGNDLRNSGYYAPIPKQNMIGLPTQASEVIFRDWKALGAQYVMVGNIVPAGGRLQVQYALFNVATEQPVLTGSVSGTAEQLRDMAHYISDQSFEKLTGIKGAFSTRLLYVTAERASATNTRYTLQRSDYDGARAVTLLQSREPILSPRFAPDGKRIAYVSFEQKRPRIFVQNIDTGRREQITNFEGLNGAPAWSPDGSKLAFVLSKDGNAEIYVMDLASRGLTRVTNNPAIDTEPFWGKDGSTIYFTSDRGGKPQIYKTNVGSGNAERVTFIGNYNASPKLSADEKTLVMIHRQDGFTNFRVAAQDLQRGSVKILTDTNLDESATVAPNGTMVIYATRQQGRGVLMLVSINGRVRLPLPTAQGEVREPSWSPYLN, encoded by the coding sequence ATGGCTGTAGCAGATGAAAAGAACATCCTGGTCACCAGTGGCAGCGATCGGGCAACGCCAATTGCCGTAGTCCCTTTTGGTTGGCAGGGCGGTACTGTGCTGCCGGACGACATGGCTGAAATCATCGGCAATGACCTGCGCAACTCGGGTTACTACGCGCCGATTCCAAAGCAGAACATGATTGGCTTGCCGACTCAGGCCAGCGAAGTCATTTTCCGCGACTGGAAAGCCTTGGGTGCCCAGTACGTCATGGTCGGTAATATCGTGCCAGCAGGCGGTCGCCTGCAGGTGCAATATGCCTTGTTCAACGTGGCCACCGAGCAACCGGTTCTGACCGGCAGTGTGTCGGGCACGGCTGAACAGCTGCGGGACATGGCGCATTACATCTCCGATCAGTCGTTTGAAAAGCTGACCGGTATCAAAGGTGCATTCTCAACCCGTCTGCTGTATGTGACGGCTGAGCGCGCCAGCGCCACCAACACCCGTTACACCCTGCAGCGTTCGGACTACGACGGTGCTCGCGCCGTGACCCTGCTGCAATCCCGTGAGCCGATCCTGTCGCCGCGTTTTGCACCCGATGGCAAGCGTATCGCTTATGTATCGTTCGAACAGAAACGTCCGCGTATTTTTGTGCAGAACATTGATACTGGTCGTCGCGAGCAGATAACCAACTTTGAAGGTCTGAACGGTGCACCTGCGTGGTCGCCGGATGGCTCCAAGCTGGCGTTCGTATTGTCCAAGGACGGTAATGCCGAGATCTATGTCATGGATCTGGCTTCCCGTGGGTTGACTCGTGTTACCAACAACCCGGCAATTGATACAGAACCTTTCTGGGGTAAAGATGGTTCCACCATCTATTTCACCTCCGACCGTGGCGGCAAACCGCAGATTTACAAGACCAATGTGGGTAGCGGCAACGCAGAGCGTGTGACCTTTATCGGCAACTACAACGCCAGCCCCAAGCTTTCGGCTGACGAAAAGACCCTGGTAATGATCCATCGTCAGGACGGCTTCACCAATTTCCGTGTTGCGGCGCAAGATTTGCAGCGTGGAAGCGTGAAAATCCTCACAGATACCAACCTTGATGAGTCTGCTACTGTTGCGCCCAACGGCACCATGGTAATCTACGCCACCCGCCAGCAGGGCCGGGGAGTCTTGATGCTCGTGTCCATTAACGGACGCGTAAGGCTCCCTCTTCCTACCGCTCAAGGCGAAGTCAGAGAACCTTCCTGGTCCCCTTACCTGAACTGA
- a CDS encoding antitoxin Xre-like helix-turn-helix domain-containing protein: MTVALQAQTFTKDQCVTGLRVAVGILEKWHASSDQACRILRISRSTYTRAKQRDVEWSVGLDSDQMQRISFVLNIHAALRLVFDNPENVYGFPTMVNDNDFFNGRTPLEVMSQGDMISLYETFRRIDVLRGAQW, translated from the coding sequence ATGACAGTAGCCCTGCAAGCACAGACTTTTACCAAAGATCAGTGCGTGACCGGTCTTAGAGTGGCTGTAGGCATCCTCGAAAAATGGCATGCATCGAGTGATCAGGCCTGCCGTATCCTGCGTATTTCTCGAAGTACCTATACCCGGGCCAAGCAACGAGACGTTGAATGGTCCGTGGGGCTGGACTCAGATCAGATGCAACGGATCAGTTTCGTGCTGAACATTCACGCAGCGCTTCGTCTTGTTTTCGATAACCCCGAAAACGTTTATGGCTTCCCGACGATGGTAAACGACAACGATTTCTTCAATGGCCGCACGCCACTGGAAGTCATGTCACAGGGAGACATGATCTCGCTTTACGAAACCTTTCGCCGGATCGATGTATTGCGCGGAGCACAATGGTGA
- a CDS encoding ATP phosphoribosyltransferase regulatory subunit, which produces MFIDAGAEEVIVPALWGQNTFIDKAGGSEIIGQMWAFNDKAGRPCCLIPEATALFQERCDVLLGARAEAMFFYVARCYRYERPQAGRYREFTQLGLEILSPEPAKALMRSQDICSGFLDSLGLEYELNLAVKRGLSYYLEGNGFEVRCPVLGAQQQVVGGGAYRQGAGFGIGLERLLLASGMVQGR; this is translated from the coding sequence ATCTTCATCGATGCGGGGGCTGAAGAGGTCATAGTCCCCGCACTTTGGGGCCAGAATACGTTTATTGACAAAGCTGGCGGGAGTGAAATTATCGGACAAATGTGGGCCTTCAATGACAAGGCCGGGCGTCCATGTTGTCTCATCCCCGAAGCGACTGCGCTTTTTCAGGAACGCTGCGATGTGCTTCTTGGGGCGCGCGCAGAGGCGATGTTTTTCTATGTGGCGCGATGTTATCGGTATGAGCGACCCCAAGCCGGGCGTTATCGAGAATTCACTCAACTGGGACTTGAAATTCTCAGTCCTGAACCCGCCAAGGCGTTGATGCGTAGCCAGGACATTTGCTCGGGCTTTCTCGATTCGCTGGGCCTGGAATATGAACTCAATCTGGCTGTGAAGCGTGGCTTAAGTTATTACCTTGAAGGGAATGGCTTCGAGGTGCGTTGCCCTGTATTGGGTGCACAACAACAAGTTGTCGGCGGCGGTGCCTACCGACAAGGCGCTGGGTTCGGTATCGGGCTTGAACGGTTGCTACTCGCTTCAGGAATGGTCCAGGGCCGGTGA
- the tolQ gene encoding protein TolQ: MEANVVDHSSMWSLVSNASIVVQLVMLTLLAASVTSWVMIFQRSTMLRAGRRALESFEERFWSGIDLSKLYRQAGSNPDPDSGVEQIFRAGFKEFSRLRQQPGVDPEAVMEGVARAMRVAISREEEKLEQSLPFLATVGSVSPYIGLFGTVWGIMNSFRGLATAQQATLATVAPGIAEALIATAIGLFAAIPAVIAYNRFAARSETLISRYYTFADEFQAILHRKVHTSEE, from the coding sequence GTGGAAGCTAACGTCGTCGACCATTCCTCCATGTGGAGCTTGGTCAGCAATGCCAGCATTGTTGTGCAGTTGGTAATGTTGACCCTGCTGGCCGCATCGGTTACCTCGTGGGTCATGATTTTTCAGCGCAGCACCATGCTGCGCGCCGGTCGACGTGCCCTGGAAAGCTTTGAAGAGCGTTTCTGGTCGGGTATCGACCTGTCGAAGCTGTATCGTCAGGCGGGCAGCAATCCTGATCCGGACTCTGGCGTTGAACAAATCTTCCGTGCCGGTTTCAAAGAGTTCTCGCGTCTGCGTCAGCAGCCGGGCGTTGACCCTGAAGCCGTTATGGAAGGTGTTGCGCGTGCCATGCGCGTAGCCATTTCGCGTGAAGAAGAAAAGCTTGAGCAAAGCTTGCCGTTCCTGGCCACCGTAGGTTCCGTGAGCCCGTATATCGGTCTGTTCGGTACCGTATGGGGCATCATGAACTCCTTCCGTGGCCTGGCAACTGCCCAGCAGGCAACCCTGGCGACCGTAGCGCCCGGCATTGCCGAAGCACTGATCGCAACGGCCATCGGCTTGTTCGCGGCCATCCCGGCAGTTATTGCCTACAACCGTTTTGCTGCGCGTAGCGAAACGCTGATCAGCCGCTATTACACCTTCGCCGATGAATTCCAGGCGATCCTGCACCGCAAAGTGCACACCAGCGAAGAATAA
- the ybgF gene encoding tol-pal system protein YbgF — MRTCRRAVTILTLSLMPLAAWAAVPVVDDNSGYNNSGGSYPSPGYGASGAYAGGGVSAPVSAQGELFNQLQQMQEQIARQQGVIEVLQNDISRMKQESLERYQELDRRIGAGVAPAAAPDNSSAGGANAAGNTAAPASQAAASSEPGDPAKEKLYYDAAFDLIKAKDFDKASQAFTAFLRKYPNSQYAGNAQYWLGEVNLAKGDLQAAGQAFAKVSQLYPKHAKVPDSLYKLADVERRLGHTDKVKGILQQVVAQYPGTSAAQLAQRDLQRM, encoded by the coding sequence ATGCGAACGTGCCGCCGTGCTGTAACTATTCTGACTCTCAGCCTCATGCCGCTAGCGGCATGGGCTGCGGTTCCTGTGGTCGATGACAACTCTGGCTATAACAATAGCGGGGGGAGTTATCCGTCACCGGGTTATGGTGCGAGCGGCGCCTATGCCGGGGGAGGGGTTTCGGCCCCTGTCTCGGCACAGGGCGAGCTGTTCAACCAGCTGCAACAAATGCAGGAGCAGATTGCCCGCCAACAGGGTGTGATCGAAGTTCTGCAAAATGATATTTCGCGCATGAAACAAGAAAGCCTGGAGCGATACCAGGAACTTGATCGGCGTATTGGTGCTGGCGTTGCTCCTGCCGCCGCTCCTGATAATTCTTCTGCTGGTGGTGCGAATGCCGCCGGCAATACAGCAGCGCCTGCGTCTCAGGCTGCTGCCAGTTCCGAGCCTGGTGATCCGGCGAAAGAGAAGCTCTATTACGATGCTGCTTTCGACCTGATCAAGGCAAAGGACTTCGACAAGGCCAGCCAGGCGTTCACCGCCTTTCTGCGCAAATACCCAAATAGCCAGTATGCGGGCAATGCCCAGTACTGGTTGGGTGAAGTGAACCTTGCCAAGGGTGATTTGCAAGCGGCAGGCCAGGCCTTTGCCAAGGTCAGCCAGTTGTACCCCAAGCATGCCAAAGTGCCGGACTCGCTCTACAAGCTGGCTGATGTTGAGCGCCGCTTGGGTCATACCGACAAGGTAAAAGGCATTCTGCAGCAGGTTGTTGCCCAGTATCCGGGCACTTCGGCTGCACAGTTGGCGCAACGCGATCTGCAGCGCATGTAA
- the pal gene encoding peptidoglycan-associated lipoprotein Pal codes for MEMLKFGKFAALALAMAVAVGCSSKGGDNAGEGAAVDPNAGYGANTGAVDGSLSEEAALRAITVFYFEYDSSDLKPEAMRALDVHAKDLKANGARVVLEGNTDARGTREYNMALGERRAKAVQRYLVLQGVSPAQLELVSYGKERPIATGNDEQSWAQNRRVELRK; via the coding sequence ATGGAAATGCTGAAGTTTGGTAAATTTGCTGCGCTGGCACTGGCCATGGCTGTAGCTGTAGGTTGCTCGTCCAAAGGCGGCGACAATGCCGGTGAAGGCGCTGCTGTTGATCCAAACGCTGGTTACGGCGCAAACACTGGCGCTGTTGATGGTTCCCTGAGCGAAGAAGCTGCTCTGCGCGCTATCACTGTTTTCTACTTCGAATACGATTCTTCGGACCTGAAACCAGAAGCAATGCGCGCTCTGGACGTTCACGCCAAAGACCTGAAAGCTAACGGCGCTCGCGTTGTTCTGGAAGGTAACACTGACGCCCGTGGTACTCGTGAGTACAACATGGCACTGGGCGAGCGTCGTGCGAAAGCCGTTCAACGCTACCTGGTACTGCAAGGCGTTTCTCCAGCACAGCTGGAGCTGGTGTCCTACGGTAAAGAGCGTCCAATCGCTACTGGCAACGACGAACAGTCGTGGGCTCAAAACCGTCGCGTCGAACTGCGTAAGTAA
- a CDS encoding MFS transporter, which translates to MPTTTASPASASASVARQASPLVMKVIGACALAHLINDLIQAVLPSIYPLLKANYGLSFTQVGLITLTFQLTASLLQPWVGYHTDRHPKPWLLPAGMVCTLIGILMLAFAGSFASILVASALVGIGSSTFHPETSRVARLASGGRYGLAQSTFQVGGNAGSAFGPLLAAAIVIPYGQGHVAWFGLFAAFAIVVLYGLSRWYRNHLALFKLKQGSQAHHGLSKGRVTGALVVLAMLVFSKYFYMTSFTSYFTFYLIEKFHLSVASSQLYLFLFLGSVAAGTFFGGPIGDRIGRKKVIWFSILGAAPFTLALPYVDLFWTGILSMVIGFILASAFSAIVVFAQELVPGNVGMIAGVFFGLMFGFGGIGAALLGHLADIKGIEYVYGLCSYLPLLGVLTILLPSTKGV; encoded by the coding sequence ATGCCTACAACAACTGCATCCCCGGCCTCTGCGTCTGCCTCAGTAGCCCGGCAAGCAAGCCCGCTTGTCATGAAAGTAATCGGCGCCTGCGCGCTGGCACATTTGATCAACGACCTGATCCAGGCCGTACTCCCTTCGATCTATCCCCTGCTCAAGGCCAACTACGGCCTGAGCTTTACCCAGGTGGGCCTGATTACTCTGACCTTCCAACTGACAGCTTCGCTGCTGCAACCCTGGGTGGGTTACCACACCGATCGCCATCCCAAACCCTGGTTGCTGCCGGCGGGCATGGTCTGCACCCTGATCGGGATCTTGATGCTGGCCTTCGCCGGTAGCTTTGCCTCGATCCTGGTGGCCAGTGCCCTGGTCGGCATCGGCTCATCGACCTTCCACCCGGAGACCTCGCGCGTGGCGCGGCTGGCCTCAGGCGGTCGCTATGGCCTGGCCCAGTCAACCTTCCAGGTGGGCGGCAATGCCGGCAGCGCTTTCGGCCCGTTACTGGCTGCAGCCATCGTGATCCCTTATGGCCAGGGGCATGTTGCCTGGTTTGGGCTGTTTGCGGCTTTTGCCATCGTCGTGCTGTACGGCTTGAGCCGCTGGTATCGCAACCACCTGGCCCTGTTCAAACTCAAACAGGGCAGCCAGGCGCACCACGGCCTGTCCAAAGGGCGAGTGACAGGTGCACTGGTGGTCCTGGCCATGCTGGTGTTCTCCAAGTACTTCTACATGACCAGCTTCACCAGCTACTTCACGTTTTACCTGATCGAGAAATTCCACCTGTCAGTGGCCAGCTCCCAGCTCTACCTGTTTTTGTTCCTCGGTTCAGTGGCGGCAGGTACCTTTTTTGGCGGCCCGATTGGCGACAGGATCGGACGCAAAAAAGTTATCTGGTTCTCGATCCTGGGTGCGGCCCCGTTCACGCTGGCGCTGCCTTATGTGGACCTGTTCTGGACAGGCATACTGAGCATGGTGATCGGTTTTATCCTGGCGTCGGCGTTCTCCGCCATCGTGGTCTTCGCCCAGGAACTGGTGCCAGGCAATGTCGGCATGATTGCCGGTGTGTTCTTCGGCCTGATGTTCGGTTTTGGCGGCATCGGTGCCGCGTTGCTGGGACATCTGGCGGACATCAAGGGCATCGAGTATGTATATGGACTCTGCTCTTACCTGCCGTTGCTGGGGGTATTGACCATCCTGCTGCCGAGTACCAAAGGGGTTTGA
- the tolR gene encoding protein TolR yields the protein MARARKKRKPVAEMNVVPYIDVMLVLLVIFMVTAPMLNQGVKVDLPKVSSEALPQDNNTQVLTISIKADKTYFWNLGSEVDTDKQMDKAMTLPQMTDAVTKIIRAGNEGGKHTQVFIRGDKTVDYGAVMGAMGGLQKAGVGNVGLITEAP from the coding sequence ATCGCTCGAGCGCGCAAAAAGCGCAAGCCGGTCGCCGAGATGAACGTAGTGCCTTACATCGACGTGATGCTGGTGCTGCTGGTCATCTTCATGGTGACCGCACCGATGCTCAACCAGGGTGTGAAGGTTGATTTGCCCAAGGTCTCCAGCGAGGCCTTGCCGCAAGACAACAACACCCAGGTCCTGACCATTTCGATCAAGGCTGACAAGACCTATTTCTGGAACCTTGGCAGTGAAGTCGACACCGACAAGCAGATGGACAAGGCAATGACCTTGCCCCAGATGACTGACGCCGTGACCAAGATCATCCGCGCAGGCAATGAAGGCGGCAAGCACACCCAGGTCTTTATTCGCGGCGACAAGACCGTGGATTACGGCGCGGTCATGGGTGCCATGGGTGGTCTGCAGAAGGCCGGGGTCGGTAACGTTGGCTTGATAACCGAGGCTCCCTGA
- a CDS encoding dihydrofolate reductase family protein → MDTKCSVFIAASVDGFIARMDGDIEWLHRPEYECPALKGLTYDEFMTTVDALVMGRKTLDKVLSFPEWPYENTRVVVLSHGAVPLPPKLRGHVDVLAGDPVLIVAQLAAQGLKHLYIDGGQTIQAFLAAGLINEITITRIPVLLGKGIPLFSQLGDERKLCLIDSSASDNGFVQSRYQVLA, encoded by the coding sequence ATGGATACAAAATGTTCGGTCTTTATCGCAGCAAGTGTTGACGGCTTCATTGCCAGGATGGATGGAGATATTGAGTGGCTCCATCGGCCTGAGTACGAGTGCCCTGCACTGAAGGGACTCACTTATGATGAGTTCATGACGACGGTCGATGCACTGGTTATGGGGCGCAAGACACTGGACAAAGTGTTGTCCTTCCCTGAGTGGCCCTATGAGAACACGCGAGTCGTGGTGCTCTCACATGGTGCGGTACCGCTACCGCCTAAACTGCGAGGCCATGTCGATGTGTTGGCCGGCGATCCGGTACTTATCGTGGCGCAGCTTGCGGCTCAAGGTCTGAAGCATCTATATATAGACGGAGGTCAGACCATCCAGGCTTTCCTCGCAGCGGGATTGATCAACGAGATCACCATTACGCGTATTCCAGTGTTGTTGGGCAAAGGGATTCCATTGTTCAGCCAGCTGGGTGATGAGCGTAAATTATGTCTGATTGACTCATCAGCATCTGATAACGGATTTGTACAAAGTCGTTATCAAGTGCTCGCATAA
- the queC gene encoding 7-cyano-7-deazaguanine synthase QueC translates to MTEKRAVILLSGGLDSATVVAMARAEGYSCYTMSFDYGQRHRAELDAAARVARDLGAVEHKVIGLNLDGIGGSALTDSSIDVPEAPSEGIPVTYVPARNTVFLSLALGWAEVLQARDIFIGVNAVDYSGYPDCRPEFVEAFEVMANLATKAGVEGQGFRIQAPLQNMSKAQIVQAGVKLGVDYSLTVSCYQADTQGRACGKCDSCRLRAEGFAAAGISDPTRYF, encoded by the coding sequence GTGACTGAAAAAAGAGCCGTGATCCTGTTGTCCGGCGGCCTCGATTCAGCAACTGTCGTGGCTATGGCCCGTGCTGAAGGCTATAGCTGCTACACCATGAGCTTTGACTACGGCCAGCGCCACCGTGCCGAGCTGGACGCCGCTGCACGGGTGGCTCGCGATCTGGGCGCTGTTGAGCACAAAGTGATTGGCCTGAACCTGGACGGTATTGGCGGCTCGGCACTGACCGACAGTTCGATTGATGTTCCAGAAGCTCCAAGTGAAGGTATCCCGGTCACTTATGTGCCGGCGCGCAACACCGTGTTCCTGTCCCTGGCATTGGGATGGGCAGAAGTGCTGCAGGCTCGCGACATCTTTATCGGTGTCAACGCGGTGGATTACTCTGGTTATCCAGACTGCCGCCCGGAGTTTGTCGAGGCGTTTGAAGTCATGGCCAACCTGGCGACCAAGGCCGGGGTAGAGGGGCAGGGCTTCCGAATCCAGGCGCCGCTGCAAAACATGAGCAAGGCACAAATCGTACAGGCAGGTGTAAAGCTGGGCGTGGACTACTCGCTGACGGTTTCCTGCTACCAGGCTGACACCCAAGGGCGTGCCTGCGGAAAATGCGACAGCTGCCGCTTGCGCGCAGAAGGCTTCGCCGCCGCCGGAATTAGCGACCCAACCCGTTATTTTTGA